One window of the Salvia splendens isolate huo1 chromosome 1, SspV2, whole genome shotgun sequence genome contains the following:
- the LOC121799263 gene encoding protein CANDIDATE G-PROTEIN COUPLED RECEPTOR 7-like, whose amino-acid sequence MRNLLPVLLPLLLIASFASAEIKNLKITSDSRPMILFERFGFTHTGQASITVSSVSVMSNVASPEPSRLGFFLLSEESLIQVLIELQSNPSFCVLDSKYISLLFTFRDLSPPPHSSFSHSYPITSPNEYSLFFANCAPESTVSMNVRTELYNLDGRGDEKDYLSAGLTQLPSLYFCFSVIYVAFLAYWIYVLLQNKKSVHRIHLLMGLLVVMKALNLLCAAEDKHYVKVTGTPHGWDVLFYIFQFIRVVLLFTVIVLIGTGWSFLKPFLQEKEKKVLMIVIPLQVLANFASIVIGETGPFIKDWVTWNQVFLLVDIICCCAIIFPIVWSIRSLRETSKTDGKAARNLAKLTLFRQFYIVVIGYLYFTRIVVFALRTIAAYKYQWVANAAEEIASLAFYAIIFYMFRPVEKNEYFALDEEEESAAEMALRDEEFEL is encoded by the coding sequence ATGAGAAACCTACTCCCCGTACTCCTTCCGCTCCTCCTCATCGCATCCTTCGCCTCTGCCGAGATCAAAAATCTCAAAATCACCTCCGATTCACGCCCTATGATCCTCTTCGAGCGATTCGGATTCACGCACACTGGTCAAGCATCCATCACCGTCTCATCCGTCTCCGTCATGTCCAACGTCGCCTCGCCGGAGCCGTCACGTCTAGGTTTCTTCCTCCTATCGGAAGAATCCCTAATTCAGGTTCTAATTGAGCTTCAGTCAAATCCTTCCTTCTGTGTCCTCGATTCCAAGTACATTAGTCTCCTCTTCACCTTCCGCGATCTGTCGCCGCCGCCTCACTCCTCCTTCTCCCACTCGTACCCGATCACATCTCCCAACGAGTACTCGCTCTTCTTCGCCAATTGCGCTCCTGAATCTACTGTGTCGATGAACGTGCGGACCGAGCTGTACAATCTCGACGGCCGTGGGGATGAAAAGGACTACTTATCCGCTGGTTTAACTCAACTGCCGTCGTTGTATTTCTGTTTCTCTGTTATTTATGTAGCGTTTCTGGCCTACTGGATCTATGTGTTGCTGCAGAATAAGAAGTCTGTTCATAGAATCCATTTGCTTATGGGGCTTCTGGTTGTTATGAAAGCATTGAATCTGCTTTGTGCCGCCGAGGATAAACATTATGTGAAGGTCACCGGGACTCCACATGGATGGGATGTGTTGTTTTACATTTTCCAGTTTATTAGGGTTGTTTTGTTGTTTACCGTCATTGTCTTGATCGGTACTGGATGGTCGTTTCTGAAGCCATTTTTgcaggagaaggagaagaaggtGTTGATGATTGTGATCCCATTGCAGGTCTTGGCCAATTTTGCATCCATTGTGATTGGGGAGACAGGTCCCTTTATCAAGGATTGGGTAACATGGAACCAGGTGTTCCTGTTGGTTGACATTATCTGTTGCTGTGCCATTATTTTCCCAATTGTGTGGTCTATTAGGTCATTGAGGGAGACATCAAAGACTGATGGGAAGGCTGCTAGGAACCTGGCCAAATTGACTCTGTTTAGGCAGTTTTACATAGTTGTAATTGGGTATCTCTACTTCACGAGGATAGTAGTGTTTGCTCTCAGGACCATTGCTGCCTACAAGTACCAATGGGTGGCTAATGCCGCTGAGGAGATTGCTAGTCTTGCTTTTTACGCTATAATCTTTTACATGTTTAGGCCTGTTGAGAAGAATGAGTACTTTGCACTTGATGAAGAAGAGGAATCTGCTGCAGAGATGGCTCTTAGAGATGAAGAATTCGAGCTTTGA
- the LOC121781346 gene encoding uncharacterized protein LOC121781346, with the protein MDNGQRQTLHLSSNIKNNVVQFLLKHSHDGVLSRGAVMEAAEAHSISRKTVYRLWKAANEQMQRGEPAMMEGKVKGYHHGDILELDQEKVRNLSTLERSSLRKMAVKLNVSKSTLGHWVKQGKLRPHTNAIKPALTNMNKIARARWSLSQLQPQINQGRVKFQSMHNVVHIDEKWFYMTKVSDRYYLLPDEDEPYRTCKSKRYITKVMFMCAVQCAGGGGGCCERCASVLTTAREQCWVSV; encoded by the coding sequence ATGGATAATGGGCAGAGGCAAACCCTGCACTTGAGCAGCAATATCAAGAATAATGTGGTTCAGTTTCTACTCAAGCATAGCCATGATGGAGTACTATCAAGAGGGGCTGTAATGGAGGCAGCAGAAGCTCATAGCATCAGTAGGAAGACAGTATACAGGCTGTGGAAGGCAGCCAATGAGCAGATGCAAAGGGGAGAACCTGCAATGATGGAAGGAAAGGTTAAAGGCTATCATCATGGAGACATATTAGAACTTGATCAAGAAAAGGTTAGAAACTTATCTACTCTTGAAAGATCATCCCTGAGGAAAATGGCAGTAAAATTGAATGTGAGTAAGAGCACATTAGGTCATTGGGTGAAGCAAGGTAAACTAAGGCCACATACAAATGCAATCAAACCTGCCCTCACCAATATGAATAAGATAGCAAGAGCTAGATGGAGTCTTAGTCAACTTCAGCCACAGATTAATCAAGGTAGAGTTAAGTTTCAGAGCATGCATAATGTTGTGCAtatagatgaaaaatggttCTATATGACCAAGGTATCAGACAGGTACTACCTTTTGCCCGATGAGGATGAGCCATATAGGACATGCAAATCCAAGAGATACATCACCAAAGTCATGTTTATGTGTGCTGTCCAATGTGCTGGAGGTGGAGGAGGATGTTGTGAGAGATGTGCTTCAGTACTTACAACTGCCAGAGAACAATGTTGGGTCAGTGTATGA
- the LOC121748555 gene encoding protein CANDIDATE G-PROTEIN COUPLED RECEPTOR 7-like, translating into MRNLIPLLLTLLFIASFTSAEIKNLKISSDSRPMILFERFGFTHTGQASITVSSVSVMSNVASPEPSRLGFFLLSEESLTQVLIELQSNPSFCVLDSKYINLLFTFRDLSPPPHSSFSHSYPITSPNEYSLFFANCAPESTVSMKVRTELYNLDGRGDEKDYLSAGLTQLPSLYFCFSVIYVAFLAYWIYVLLQNKKSVHRIHLLMGLLVVMKALNLLCAAEDKHYVKVTGTPHGWDVLFYIFQFIRVVLLFTVIVLIGTGWSFLKPFLQEKEKKVLMIVIPLQVLANFASIVIGETGPFIKDWVTWNQVFLLVDIICCCAIIFPIVWSISSLRETSKTDGKAARNLAKLTLFRQFYIVVIGYLYFTRIVVFALRTIAAYKYQWVANAAEEIASLAFYAIIFYMFRPVEKNEYFALDEEEESAAEMVLKDEDFEL; encoded by the coding sequence ATGAGGAACCTGATCCCTCTTCTCCTTACGCTCCTCTTCATCGCATCCTTCACCTCCGCCGAGATAAAAAATCTCAAAATCTCCTCTGATTCACGCCCGATGATCTTATTTGAACGATTCGGATTCACGCACACTGGCCAAGCCTCCATCACCGTCTCCTCCGTCTCCGTCATGTCCAATGTCGCCTCGCCAGAGCCGTCGCGTTTAGGTTTCTTCCTCCTATCGGAAGAATCCCTAACTCAGGTTCTGATTGAGCTCCAGTCAAATCCTTCCTTCTGTGTCCTCGATTCCAAGTACATTAATCTCCTCTTCACCTTCCGCGATCTATCGCCGCCGCCTCACTCCTCCTTCTCCCACTCGTACCCGATCACATCTCCCAACGAGTACTCGCTCTTCTTCGCCAATTGCGCGCCTGAATCTACAGTGTCGATGAAAGTACGGACCGAGCTGTACAATCTCGACGGCCGTGGGGATGAAAAGGACTACTTATCCGCTGGTTTAACTCAACTGCCGTCGTTGTATTTCTGTTTCTCTGTTATTTATGTAGCGTTTCTGGCCTACTGGATCTATGTGTTGCTGCAGAATAAGAAGTCTGTTCATAGAATCCATTTGCTTATGGGGCTTCTGGTTGTTATGAAAGCATTGAATCTGCTTTGTGCCGCCGAGGATAAACATTATGTGAAGGTCACCGGGACTCCACATGGATGGGATGTGTTGTTTTACATTTTCCAGTTTATTAGGGTTGTTTTGTTGTTTACCGTCATTGTCTTGATCGGTACTGGATGGTCGTTTCTGAAGCCATTTTTgcaggagaaggagaagaaggtGTTGATGATTGTGATCCCATTGCAGGTCTTGGCCAATTTTGCATCCATTGTGATTGGGGAGACAGGTCCCTTTATCAAGGATTGGGTAACATGGAACCAGGTGTTCCTGTTGGTTGACATTATCTGTTGCTGTGCCATTATTTTCCCAATTGTGTGGTCTATTAGTTCATTGAGGGAGACATCAAAGACTGATGGGAAGGCTGCTAGGAACCTGGCCAAATTGACTCTGTTTAGGCAGTTTTACATAGTTGTAATTGGGTATCTCTACTTCACGAGGATAGTAGTGTTTGCTCTCAGGACCATTGCTGCCTACAAGTACCAGTGGGTGGCTAATGCCGCTGAGGAGATTGCCAGTCTTGCTTTTTATGCTATAATCTTTTACATGTTTAGGCCTGTTGAGAAGAATGAGTACTTTGCTCTCGATGAAGAAGAGGAATCTGCTGCAGAGATGGTTCTTAAAGATGAAGACTTCGAGCTTTGA
- the LOC121781416 gene encoding uncharacterized protein LOC121781416, translated as MEESVTQPIPPPPPPPPPVDRETVKLFLEQKPPVFDGMGEPAQAESWIRALERIFAILGCNDRERMKTMPRDQAAGMTWEGFKTEIYNKYVPKSYRKAKASEFYNLTQGRMTVTEYDRALNNMTRYAPDQVDTDEKLAEKFREGLRHEIRMSLASRGRLPYAEATPPSALIVGETATSLESVRARMWEWGRDRTLKDPASSQGHCKLNQGEIAINLRDNSNLTAQDSLPRLEHMP; from the exons ATGGAAGAGAGTGTGACTCAACCCATCCCTccgccaccacctcctccacctccggTTGACCGTGAAACTGTGAAGCTTTTTCTAGAGCAAAAACCtcccgtctttgatggaatgggagaaccGGCCCAGGCTGAATCATGGATACGCGCATTGGAGCGCATTTTCGCAATCCTAGGGTGCAATGATAGGGAACG gatgaagacaatgccccgagatCAAGCAGCGGGGATGACTTGGGAAGGCTTCAAGACAGAAATATATAATAAGTACGTGCCCAAGAGCTACCGGAAGGCAAAGGCATCTGAATTCTACAATTTGACCCAAGGGCGCATGACTGTGACCGAATATGACCGTGCGCTCAACAACATGACCCGGTACGCACCTGACCAAGTCGATACTGACGAGAAGCTGGCTGAAAAGTTCCGTGAGGGACTAAGGCATGAGATAAGGATgtcgttggctagtcgtggAAGACTCCCCTACGCGGAAGC AACACCACCAAGTGCTTTAATTGTGGGGGAAAcggccacttctctagagagtgtccgagcaagaatgTGGGAATGGGGTCGAGACAGAACACTCAAGGATCCCGCCAGCAGCCAAGGGCACTGCAAATTGAATCAAGGGGAAATCGcgatcaacctccgcgacaacaGCAACCTTACCGCCCAAGACTCCCTtcccaggctagagcatatgccttga